GGCATATAGATGGCCGCCCCAATTCAGCCAATAGTCTCCACGTCGTTCAGAATGAACACGACCACCGATCCGATTTTCAGACTCTAACACTAATATATTATGATGTTTCAGACGCCAGGCTGCTGAGAGCCCGGCAAGTCCTCCACCAATTATGACAACATCTTTCATTTCGCTTCCTCCGTTTTTAATACACCGACATCAGATAATAATTCCTTAATCTTTTCTTTATATTCTGCTGATGCAGGTATTAAAGGCAATCTGCTGGCTCCACCAGGTAATCCTAATGCTTCTAAACCAGCTTTCACCGTACCTGGTATGACTTCTTCTTCAATGACGTCGTAGAGTGGCATTAATTTCTGGTTTAATTCAACTGCTTCTTTAATATTATTTTCATTGACAACTAGATTATATAAACGAACCAATTCAGCTGGAACTAGATTATGCACAACACCAATTGCTCCATGCCCTCCTACTGCCAATGTCGGTAAAATCAAATGTTCGAATCCAGTTAGCAGAGAAAAGTCTTCATTGTCCTTTGTTAACGCTAACAATTTATTCGTATGCAGTTGATCTGCTGTGTTTTTTATCCCAACAATACCATCAATTTGGCTAATCTCATGGATTAATTCTGGGCTTAATTCCACATTTGTTACATCAGGATAATGATAAATAAGAATTCCGATATCAGAGTTCTGTGCAACCGCTTTATAAAAATCAATAATTCCTTGTTCGCTTGTATGCATATAATAAGGGTTAATAACCAATGCCCAATCTGCACCTGCATCTGATGCAAATTTAGTCAAAGCTATCGTATCTTCTGTCCGGTGACATCCTGTTCCCGCCATTACTTTCGCTTTTCCTTTCACTTTGTCACAAACATATTGAATAACTTCTTTTCTTTCCTCCAGACTCATGAGAGAATATTCCCCGTTACTCCCCCCAACTAGTACGGTTTCAATTCCATTATCAATTAAGTGATCTAAAACTTTTCCAATTCCATCAAAATTAATTGTATGATCCTCATTCATCGGTGTCGGTATAGCTGGAATCATTCCTACTGGTCTTGTCATTTTAAAAAACCTCCCCATATTTTTAATGTATTATTCTTCATCTTGTGCCATATTTACATAAATACTTTTAACTTCAGTGTAATTCGCTAAGCCGTATTCTCCGCCCATTTCCCGTCCAATTCCAGATTGTTTATAGCCTCCAAATGGCATTGTTTCCCATTCTTGACCAACATCATTTAACCATACGGTTCCTGCTTGTAGCTTGCCGGCAATGTAGTGACCTTTTTTCATATTTTCTGTCCAGACACTTGCTGCAAGGCCATAGATACTATCATTTGCTCTCTGGATAACTTCTTCTACCGTATCGAATACATGAACAGTCATTACAGGGCCAAAGATTTCTTCTCGTGAAACCGTCATATCATCATCCACATCTGCAAAAATAACAGGCTTCACAAAAAATCCTTTACCCGATGCAGGAGTATCATCTCCAATTAGCTTTGCACCTTCTTCTACACCTTTATCGATATAATCAAGTACCGTTTGCTGCTGTTTTTTCGATACAAGCGGTCCCATATCTGTTTCTGGATCCATCCCGTGTCCTAATTTGATTTGCTCTAATTTGTCTGAAAGCCCTCGCAAAACTTGGTCATATAATTTTCTCTGTACGTATATCCTTGTAGTCGCACTGCAGTTTTGACCATGGTTATACATCGTTCCAGAGAAAGCACCCTCTATCGCTTTTTCGACGTTTGCATCTTCCAGAATAATACTAGGTGATTTGCCTCCTAATTCTAGCGTAACGTCTTTCAGTTGATCCGCAGCTTTCCTCATCACATCTTTACCTACATTGGTTGAACCAGTGAACGCTACTTTATCAACTAGCGGATGTGTAGTAATTGCCTCACCAGCTCCTCTTCCAGAACCAGGGACGATATTGACAACCCCATCCGGGAATCCAGCTTCTTTAAACAACTTTGCAATATATAGTAAAGATAACGGCGTCTCGCTAGCTGGCTTAATCACGACTGTGCAACCAACTGCCAAAGCCGATCCCAACTTCCACGCAGCCATTAATAATGGAAAGTTCCATGGAATGATTTGCCCAACGACCCCTACAGGTTCATGCAGCGTATAATTGATATAATCTGGAGAAACATTCGTTGACTTTCCTTGGATTTTTGTAGCAAAGCCAGCATAATATCTAAAATGCTCAATCGTGCCATCCACATCATCTGTCAAAGCCACTTTATATGGTTTACCATTATCTAGTGATTCTAATTGAGCTAGCTCTTCACGATTTCCCTCTAGAAGGTCTGCAAATTTATAAATAATTCGCGAA
This region of Oceanobacillus sp. FSL K6-2867 genomic DNA includes:
- a CDS encoding aldehyde dehydrogenase family protein gives rise to the protein MQTVQFEWKPKVKEFLEGNIGLYINGEYVNALSGNKLDVLDPATEEVIAQVDMGDKEDIDKAVKAARTAFDEGDWTKMKASSRSRIIYKFADLLEGNREELAQLESLDNGKPYKVALTDDVDGTIEHFRYYAGFATKIQGKSTNVSPDYINYTLHEPVGVVGQIIPWNFPLLMAAWKLGSALAVGCTVVIKPASETPLSLLYIAKLFKEAGFPDGVVNIVPGSGRGAGEAITTHPLVDKVAFTGSTNVGKDVMRKAADQLKDVTLELGGKSPSIILEDANVEKAIEGAFSGTMYNHGQNCSATTRIYVQRKLYDQVLRGLSDKLEQIKLGHGMDPETDMGPLVSKKQQQTVLDYIDKGVEEGAKLIGDDTPASGKGFFVKPVIFADVDDDMTVSREEIFGPVMTVHVFDTVEEVIQRANDSIYGLAASVWTENMKKGHYIAGKLQAGTVWLNDVGQEWETMPFGGYKQSGIGREMGGEYGLANYTEVKSIYVNMAQDEE
- the dapA gene encoding 4-hydroxy-tetrahydrodipicolinate synthase translates to MTRPVGMIPAIPTPMNEDHTINFDGIGKVLDHLIDNGIETVLVGGSNGEYSLMSLEERKEVIQYVCDKVKGKAKVMAGTGCHRTEDTIALTKFASDAGADWALVINPYYMHTSEQGIIDFYKAVAQNSDIGILIYHYPDVTNVELSPELIHEISQIDGIVGIKNTADQLHTNKLLALTKDNEDFSLLTGFEHLILPTLAVGGHGAIGVVHNLVPAELVRLYNLVVNENNIKEAVELNQKLMPLYDVIEEEVIPGTVKAGLEALGLPGGASRLPLIPASAEYKEKIKELLSDVGVLKTEEAK